AGTTGTTTAACAGTTGTTTTGATAGATAAAAATAGTTATTTAACATTTGTTTTGATAAATATAAATAGTTGTTTAAAATGATGAACacaatctgaaaaaaaaaaacataagaattagttttttgaaaaaaaatgcaaaTACAGTTAAATTAGATGTTATTTAatgtttattgaaaaaaaaaatagttgtttataaatttttttaacagattaaaataattatttacaacTATTGATACTAAAAAAGTCATAACGAATACACAAATTTAAGGACATGGAACCTCTGCAAATTTTGATACAGAGCAATGGTAATTGGGATGACAACAAACACTATGTTGATTACAAATCAAGTGGAGAATTACTATCAAGAGATTGCACTTTTGATCAACTAGTGAATAAAATGATGGACGAACTACAATATAACCATGATACAACACAAATACAACTGAAATACTAACTGAAAGAAAGATGCCAACCACTACAaatcaaggatgacaaaagactGATGTTCTACATAAAGTTATTAAGTAAAGAAACTAATTTCACGCAATACCCATTGTGTGTGAACAAAATCAACAACACAGAGACACAAACTTTTTTGGCACCTCTGACCAATCAATGATGTATAACAATATGATGATGACAGCATATCACAATCACTCAGCATAAGCAGATGTGCAACATCCTTATAACAACCCAACAATAACTATCTGCAGCAACAATTGAATCAGTTCAAGATGATGCTATTTTGGTCGACACTATGACTTTAACATCAGAGTCAACCATacaacaaccaaaaaacaataaaaaaatactcCTACAGAAGATGAATATTTTGACTTCACCGACTACGCAAAACTTGTTACTGCAGAAATAGTACAACAACTTGAAAataactaaaaagaaaagaagaagtcgacaACACAATTATAATTATCATCACTGATAAACAAAACGAAACAATAGAAAAGGAACATATTTATAAGAACAAAGGTACATTGATAAGTGTCCTCTGCTACTTTGcaatcaagaaaatattgcaatacAAAGTAGTGAAAATCTTGCTCTAAAGAATACAATATTGTTTGTTTGGACTCAAATTGTAAATAGAGTTCAAAGGCTTCAAAAAATAGAAACACAAAAATATTCATAATAAGGAGTTATCGAGAAGAACACACATGTGCAGTTCAAATAAGATTTGGAGATCAATGACAAGCAACTGCAAAGTTGATAGCAGTTTTCGTAAAACCAAAGTTCTTGAACCTGAAAAACAAAGTGCATGTCTGCAGATATAAAGGGAGAAATGAAAGACAAATACGAAATAAAGATGAATTACATGAAAGCGTGGCGTAGTAGAGAACGAGCACAAAGTCAGTTACATGAAAATCCTAAAGAATCGTATAATCTATTGCCAAGATACCTATACTTGCTACAAAAAACAAACCCAGGTaccataaaattaattttttgaaatataattaattaaattggaaaaattgtttTTGGGCTGCTCAATGGTTGAATAACAGTTGTTAAATATTACTGTTACTGATAAATAACTGGCTAAAATACAGGAACAATAATTGACATAAAGAagcaagaaaataataatttccaatatggATTTACTGCATTGAATGCTGCTCTGAAAGGTTGGCCAAACTACAAGCCAATCATAGTTGTTGACGGCACATTCCGAAAGGTCACGTATGGAGGCATGTTGCTCACAGCTAACACACAAGATGCATAATCAAAAATATTTCCCCTTGCATACTGTATTGTTGACTCTGAGAATGACAAAGCCTGGGAGTGGTTCTTCATAAAAATCAAAGAAGCATTTGGGGTTCGAGAAGATCAATGTCTAATCTCTGACCAACATGAAAGCATCATCGAAGCAATAAGAAAAGTCTTCCCGGAAATAACACATGGCTACTGCATCTTCCACCTCTTCTCAaacctaaaaacaaaattaaaaaaaaatgcaaagcaTTTTAGAGGTCCATTCTTTGCAGCAACAAAAGCTTACACTGAAATAGAGTTCAAATTTCATATGAGGGAGCCAAACAACTTGGAAAAGCGCTTAAGAccatatatagaaaaaaaaaaatagccacGAGAAATAGTCAAGATATCACTCAAAAAATAAtaggtaaaataataaaatttaataataaaaaaatataataaaataaatactattaaaaaaattgtttttgtgTTACTATCAAGTTGCATATCAGTTGTATAAATTATTGTTGCTgataaaaaattgtttaaacaaCATGTACTCAACTATGACTCTTAATATAGTTGAAGCACTTAACTCAAAAAATGTAACAGACAAGGAAACACCAGCCACAACATTTTTGGAGTGTTTGCGATTACAAATGCAAGAATGGACATACAATAACAGAAAAGAAGCACAAAATGCACAACAAGGTTGACaccatcataaaaaaaaaaaaaaaaaaaaaaaaaaaaaaaaaactcataggAAACTATGTATACTCATTGCGATTGTAAGTTGAAACTATATGTAGCATTATCTATAatgaaaaagttatttttatagAGTTTTTTTAGTTGAACTAAAGTTGCTTTGAATATATTCTTTACAAACAATGATGTGTCTATACTGTACAAATTGAAATAAATGCATGTGAAACTAGCAAATGAAAACCTATTTGAGGTAATAGATGAAGATGTAACACAAATTATAAACTTAAAGGACAAAACATGCACATGCAATAAATTTCAAAAAGATGAAATGTAATGTGGCCATGCAGTTGCAGTGATGAAAGACTTGAATATAGACACGTACAACTATTGTGCACATTACTACACATCAAAAGCATGGATGCGAACATATTAAGAAACAGTATACCCAGTCGAAAACCTACGAGAATGGGATTTAGTTACTAGAATTTTTTCAAGACATCATAGTGTTGCCTCCCACAGAAAGAATCAAATTTGGAAGGTTGAGGAAAAGAAGACTAACTACAGCTTgggaaacaaaaaaaataaaacaagtgCGGTGCGGCAAACAAAAAAACATGCAGGAgcattacatatttttttattggttatttagtattttttatatgaattttttttttattttttataatttttttaaacagattGTTaggataaaataaatattatgatcattaatatagaaataacttaaatatcataattaaatcgTTAATAGTTGCTTGTTTAATTAAAAGTAAgttgtaattaaattatttttataatttttttttttagtataaagTATATATCGACTAAAcaagaaaatttaattataacataCTCAATAATCATATAAAATCACTTGCTGGATACAACAAGTCGTCTAAGATTGTCTACataatttgattaaaaaaagaaaataacaaaacGATTCGTCTGTTAGCTAAAAACAACAAATATATAACTAAATCAAATTTTTCTTTGGACCCTTTGGAGGAGCCTCATCATCACtatcaataaaatatatatattttttttttcatgaaagCATACTTGAAGAACAACACAACCAACCTATCGTTGCGTTTCTCAACATCAAATATCAAAGGAATCAGTTTCATGTCAATGAAGTATTCAACAAACGATACCACAAAACAACCGCTGAGTAGCCTCTCGAACACAGACAAAAGAATGTGCTGACTTCAATGTTGTAACACAGTTGAAAGTATtagtttagtgatctaattcACTAACAATTATACTTTAGAAAAGATTAAATATTCCCCCTagaatttttacattatataggAATTTAATCTAGAAGTGCCAATAGAAATGCTAAAAGGACCAGTAGTGCATAACACCGTCCAAATAAATAGATTGTGCCAAGCACCACTTGTACCTAATAGTAATGCTTATATTCTTGTAGGCTAACCATCTAAGTTGTTGATTGAACCTTATACTCAACTAAAGTACTCAACCTTAATAAGAATTACTATGTTGCATATTTACCCGTTGAAATAGAATTACACaataagggctcgtttggaacgccgtattaggtcgtattgtattgtattatattgaattatattttatgcaatatttttatataaaactatatgtggtattaacttttatggacacctaaatatataatattttagtataaattaaagtttaacatagtattatataaaaatatgatatataatccaattcaatataatacaatacaatacaatacgacctaataatacagcgttccaaacgagccctaaaagTATAAAACTCACCCCACCCACTCACACTAATCTCTTTTGGTAGAAAACTCAAGCAAACTATCAATAGCTTACAAAAGAGAAATCAATTATCTATGTATTGAATTGATTTCTACACTATGCAGTTAAATTTGACCATCAACTTAACAAATAATGAATTAAGGCTTTTTCAATCTGTTATGGCCACTCAAATTTTCCTAGGCATATGGCAACTCTGAGGCAACTATGGACCAAACGATCAGTAAACAGGCCTCCCTCGACAGTCTCCTCCGCCAGGTCTCTACCCTAAAAGCAGCAAAATCTTAATAAGTTGCAGCTAGAACCGAAGGATCGCACAACTAATGCAATTAAGCAAAGGCCGAGCATATAAACACACTACAGACACTTTACATCTCCTGCAAAATCCTACTAATGAAATGGCTAAAATCTTCTACAATCTCTCATGCACATCAcaaccaacaacaacaattcTAACATCCCTAGTTCTTACTCCACCCATGAGGAGAAAACAAATAATGGGAACAGAACAGCTGACTGAAGGCCACTAGCTATGGACATGAAAAGAGAAACATATATATAGACAATGCACAATGTAtgactaaaatagataaatttaaattatgtaaaactatacTAAGATTTCAAGGTGATTGTATCATACTTGTAAACCAGAAAAAATGATTTGGAGATGTGAAATGTGTTCAGAAGGGTACATATCACACATATCTTAAAACTAAAGTCTCATAACAAAATCCATGATAGAGTTGGCAAAAAACAAAATTAGAGTTggaacccaaaaaaaaaacaaaaaatctgCAAATGATAGGAAAAGACTAGACTAAAAAACTCAATGGGAAGTActtcattcttcttcttcctcatctCCATCTCCACCAGAAGCCTTCTTGGCAGCTGCCTTCTGGTTCTTTCGCTTCACTCGGCCAGGGCGGCCACCTCCGAAGGgacttgtgagagagaagtcaATGTGCTTCTGAGAGTCAACTCTCACCATAAATGATGGGATATTGACTACCTGCCTCCCAACCCTGAGAAGAGCAAAAGTAACCAGTATTGTAAGATTCATTATTATGTATCACAGATGAAAATGCAACTAACCAAAACACATAATCAATTTCAAGATTCAACAAACTATTCCATTGAGAATAGTGAATGTATTTAGTATTCTAAGATAATAGTCTGTAAAACACACAACTAATTGTAAGTAACTAGTCTATACTAAGATTAGTTTACACCTAGAAAACTAAAGCACATCATCCACAAACTAGAAAACATACAAAACAAGCTTAATAATCCCCCAAAATTATCACACAATAAGAAAACCTTTAACCTAATACAACTACAGTTGTTCTGAATTAGATTATAAGTATTTGGGATTAATATATTCAAAAACATAAAAGGATGGTGAAATTGATACCTAATGTGCCTTTGCCTGATGAGAACTCGAGCATGGTGGATGGACTTAGCCATACCAGACTTGAAGACAAGGGTCTGAAGACGACGCTCCAAAAAGTTCTCAACAGTAAGAGCAAGAACATAATCGAGCTTGTTCTGGCTCTCATCCAACAACCCATATCTGTTCATCCTCCTCAAAAGGGCTTCCCCTTCGAAAATACGACGTGGGTTTTTCTCATCAAGAGTGAGAAGCATTCTAGCATTGTTACGGATTCGGCTCAACACATACTGAACCCTCCAAAGCTCTCTTTTGCACCGGAGACCGTACTCTCCGACAAGTTTCAGCTCAGCGTCCAAACGCTCCTTCTCGTAAGGGCGTCTGGGCTTCTTAAACGTCTTCCCATCTACACAAAAACACGATTCAGAtcaaaacaaagaagaagaagaagaagaagaagaagaaagattcTATTTTTATTGACTAACGATGCAGATCAAAATTAAGAGTAAATTGACTAACTCGATTCAGATCAAACTAAGAAATTCAATGTCGAATCAAACCAAATCGGAAATACTTACAGTTCCTGTAGAAGTTGACGTGAACCATGGCTAGGTCAGATCGAGAAGGAGGAAGGAGAGTAGGGTTTTTTCTGTGATGAAAAACTAGGGTTTGGGAactaaagtttaaatatatagtGGATTGGAATAGCTAGGGCTAAAACTTTTACGAATGAAGCGAatgttttgatatttttctaaacttgatattaaattgtgttatttttgtaaaatcatAGATGATGAAAACTAAGCCCATATGTTAGGCCTAAAGGCCCAATCTGTAGGAAATtgcctttgaattttttttttcggggTAAGTTggaaaatgcctcttttattaatcatttaattaaatttacctctaattttatatttatttgaaacatacctctttttatatgtattgtacccaaaataccctgacataagagaatcacatggagagtatcttgaagtgacaggggcaaaattggtataatgtttaaaaaaaaaaggtaaaaacgatagattttaaaaaagagggtaaaaataaaagaggactatataaaaagagtatagagtgtaatttccccttttttctttttacaaagAAGAACAACTGAAAGAATCGTTAACTCGAAAAAACACACACATTTGAAGAAAGACGAAATTAGGTACACCCACTTTACTTtacttattttcatttttacctctatttttatattttttaagatacccccacttttatagatgatatcCCCATTAGACCCCTTAAGTcaatgtaaattatatgctagaTTTAAGTAGAGAGTGAGGGTATATTGGGCAACCCACTCAAAAAAGtgagtatattttaataaaatataatatgaaggtatttttgattaatggatacAATATAGAGATATTTTCAACTTATCTCCATTTGAAAGGTTATTAATAAGGAaatcttacaaaaatactcATTTTTTTGTcacttttacatttttactctcatatttttcttttacatttgtattgtataaagttttcaaaaatactatattaaagttttaaaattataaaagtacTGCTTCagtgaaatgaaaaaaattactaaaacagCTAAAAAACAACTCTAGAACAACTTAACAAATAACAtgaaacaactataaaacatcaaaaaaataattacaaagcaACAGAGAAATAACAAAGCAATGACATATTTGCAATATGCAAAACAATATCAACTTCTCAATATGTGTttatattacaaatttttttacttaGTTTTGATAATTTGATTTACTTTTTTGtactattatataatttttttgacgAAATTTGTTGTTACAACTTCATACTTTTAACTTTtttgtttctctttttcttttgaattaGTGACagttaaaatgataatttattttttaaaagttaaataaataattacattaataatataaataataaaatcttaTCATTTCAAAATGTAGTATATAATAACTCAGCAGTTTTAAAAGAGAGTAATAACTCATTCTTAACAACAGTAATTACCGCATCTTATTTTGACATGCAAAGTAGTGCAATTGACTTTTCTTACATCAAATCCAAAGTCAGGTGTGCGGGCCGACTTGAGTGGAATGATGCTGATGATCTCGGGTCTTATGTCACGACTACAAAAACTTGATATATAACTTAACCAAATCCTGTAATAGGCCCTAAACTCAAAAGCAAACAAACCCTAATCAATACTAGCTTATGAATAGCTTAAACATCGATAAAACACATAAAACTAAGTTCTGGAAAAATACCCCAAACAGATACCTGGTTTCAAAAAATGGAGTTCCCCACTACATCAATCGGTTGACTAGTTCCACAATGCCCTGTAGAACCGATTAACCAGTTTCTACTGCAGAAACGGGTAACCCCTAGTTTTTGCATCAAAACTAACCCAAAGCTCCTCCAAACCTATTAAACTTTTTAGAACaattaaacaacataaaatcaacataaCCTAACACTCAAAACTCACAAATGCAAcaaaattataaacttaccattattAAGTGAgtttttgagttcttgaactcaactCACCTAACTCTTAGCACAACAGAGCCTAAATCATCAAGTTAAAGCTTAAACAATCTTAAGTGAACATCTAAAAACAAGCTATAACAAATAAATTCAAACACAAAACCTAATCATCAAAACCCTCATCAAAACCTAACCTTAAAACCTTAAAACCTTCAAGAACACTAAAAAAACATACCTCAAGTATGGATAACTCCTACGGCTGAAGAAATTAACAAGAAATTACTGAAATTGAGGTAAGTTTTTCCTTACTTTCTATCGGTTCTCTTTCAACTGAAGAGAAGAGATAGATAGGATAATGctagattttttttgtttttttatttatcttcaaattatctaaaactaataatataaatcTAATAAATCCACCTTTATTTCAGCCTAAGTTACAACAATTCAAATAGGACAAACTAAGATATGACTTAgcaaaatgactattttactcTCAATTTAATACTTAAGCTATTTATAACTTAGGGGGTACTTTGGTCATTACTAGCTACCCTGACTAACCAATAACTCAACATACTAAACCAATTTGATACAATTCTAATAAAACTCATTCTATTACCATCGTGATATCTTTGGCCAATCCATTGAGTTTCTACGGTCATCGaactcaaaaatattttatttaaaaaatagtatatataataCCCACATGTCCCAATAAAATCTttgtaattaataaaatattctcaattaatcatttactcaaaaattcactaattaactcataattgacttaagtaagattataatcctactctaatattcatataatttcatatttaataaaatatatctaaattaacataattataatttttaggaTATTACAAATAGAGTCTAAGTCAATACCACTAGTAGTAAAGATATAAGTATAGGATTGAACAAAACTATTGGTAATATCCATAAAGTTACTAATAATAGAATTATCATCCAATGTGATAACCTTAATAATATTATTCTTCTTCTAGTAGAAGctctattgtaaaaatacttggTGTTCTTGTCACTAATTTTAAGCCAGTTGACCCTATACcactgttgggattttatgccctaaataaaactcatttcaatataatttatttgttatcaatagaagattagaagtcatttatgtttacatgtattatttatatttagggtttaatatacaatttctgTTAAATTCAGAACATATTGTAactcacaattacagtgatgtcaataCGGTGGAagataattgtgattatatgcttcaaaagtttatgtcccatgattcatcagtgcactgaatttatattgatgtgatagtcagcgataaagtttacttacaccaTTAGATAAGTAtagtaaagtatgctagtatcggtTATATAAAGTATACATTGGACcgagaccgatattgatcttggtaaagatattataaacttaccgttgtatcttcctaagtcaatatcactggttgatcttagatcaaaagatcttaatcctgatatggttaggttcgatctcaagagtgctatttatgttcttagagttgttcgtTAAAGCCTATCAATTGATTTGGGTAACacatacatcttgggaacatgatagtacaattgagtgagagcgctaatcaaagatacaaaatctatagcttccatcgggacatagaagtgaaatgataatttccttcgagcttggattaatagagataaatggaagagctcttattccagtaattatattagtttactgaaatatcatttataggaagttaagtattttaaggataaaatacattaaggggtggaatgataaatttgtccctacttcatgtaaatcatctataaaagatctttaattattgggattagaacgatggataattcatagcgtatccatatcatggaacatatagagcgttctatataattaagagtgtaattctaaatttatagtggcgcaaggaggacttaataagttagagaatttaccaATCtgtttattggaagcttggtaatataggcccatggtccccacaatAGTTGAGATAATAATGCTTGTAGGACtcaattaattggttttaattaatcaattataattctaaaattagactatatcttatttatgaattttcactaaacaaggacttaattgtgaagaaaagaggttaggatttatttgttaattaagaaactttattaagtctaattaataaataaattaaatggcaattttatttgataattaattttaattattaaataaatattttgacatttaaaggattaaaattgaaaattatggcatttgtgaaagaaaagataaattattgaataaaatggaaaaattgtGACTAGTGAGACTAGGGGTGAAAATCGgtcggtttttaaaattttataaccgaccggtcggttacggtttttattttacgaaaaccgtaaccgaccgtttagaaattataaccgtataaaaccgaccgtacagtttttggcggttttcggTTTGGCGGTTTTAGGCAGTTTTTGGTGGTTTTaggcggtttttggcggtttttggcagttttgacggttttttggttaaactatttttctatttcaaaaaccgaaaccgaccgccatgtcaaaaaaatcgaaaccgaaaccgactgccaaattcggtgatgacgtggaaccgaaaattcagttacggtctggtcggtttcagtttttcggtttttatgaacacccctaagtgAGACCCACATTAAATGACCGGCCACTTAAGGTATATTTAGCTGTTAATTATCaatttttaatgccatataatttaaatataatcctAAGAGAAATCTTATATAAGGAATAAGATGGTTTTCATTCTATCCAACATAACCTAAGTCATTCTAGTTTTCATTATTTGTTAGACAACTAGAGACTTGAGAACCTTCTTCTATAGAATTTGAATCTCcctatcttcttcttcattattTTCGAGCCTTATAGTGAAAGAAGAGCacatgcccacccatagcaagtcaaatactcaatcatagtgtgtaagactgtgaagaattcaACActtgaaggagaatcgggctcaaatcttgataataatctGCAACAGAAAAGAacaaggattagagatctgagcggaaggagtcatattattctgttgccaccaatgtaaggtttttttaactttatatgtgtttaatttcattgttttaaaaaaaatcatatttaggatgttaaataacatacatgttggtaaatctaaatccttgtaaaataatccCCAACAACCACAACAAACTCAAAGTTGGAAGATCAAGCTCATTTGAGCATGCCTCTAATAGAAGAACCCACTTGCAGCTTTGTCTAGTCAAAGACCTCTTTGTCCCAGACTTAGTTCCTAGAGTTGCCCTGGTCTTGGGAGGGGATGAAACCAGAGACGACCCCTAGACACCTCAGGATACATAAGGCCTTTACCCTTAGAGGTGACAGTGATAACAGTCAAAACCATAACAAGATTGGAGATGATGGGACAAGTAAGAGAGCTCATAACAGGGTCACAAGAGACTACATGTAAGCTAGACATTTGGATAAAGGTACCTGCCGAGACAAGTGAAAGAGAACAACCAGTAGAAGAGACATTAACCAAAGTTGTGTATTAACTATGCTAGGGACTAAAAATTGAACATCAAGTTCTTGAAGGCACTGACTGGAAGTATTGGAAAGTGCGGGGTGCTCCTCGAAAGGAATAGAGTGTTGGACAGTTCaaatatgcatttttttttgtaaacagATTTAGCAGGAGCCCTCAGGGAATCTTTGTAACTCAAGGAAAGGGGATAAGCACTGACTGAAGGAATTTTTCACACATTAATTATAAGTGTGATCGAGCTTACTACAGTGGTAACAATAGTTCTAGATCCCCTCATACAAAAATTTGAGCCACTTATTgaaaactttctaaaatgaacATTCATG
This region of Cannabis sativa cultivar Pink pepper isolate KNU-18-1 chromosome 7, ASM2916894v1, whole genome shotgun sequence genomic DNA includes:
- the LOC115697624 gene encoding small ribosomal subunit protein uS4y isoform X2, with translation MVHVNFYRNYGKTFKKPRRPYEKERLDAELKLVGEYGLRCKRELWRVQYVLSRIRNNARMLLTLDEKNPRRIFEGEALLRRMNRYGLLDESQNKLDYVLALTVENFLERRLQTLVFKSGMAKSIHHARVLIRQRHIRVGRQVVNIPSFMVRVDSQKHIDFSLTSPFGGGRPGRVKRKNQKAAAKKASGGDGDEEEEE
- the LOC115697624 gene encoding small ribosomal subunit protein uS4y isoform X1 — its product is MVHVNFYRNYGKTFKKPRRPYEKERLDAELKLVGEYGLRCKRELWRVQYVLSRIRNNARMLLTLDEKNPRRIFEGEALLRRMNRYGLLDESQNKLDYVLALTVENFLERRLQTLVFKSGMAKSIHHARVLIRQRHIRYQFHHPFMFLNILIPNTYNLIQNNCSCIRLKVFLLCDNFGGLLSLFCMFSSLWMMCFSFLGVN